Sequence from the Thermocoleostomius sinensis A174 genome:
AATTCTAGATGCTCGCTTTCAAACCTTTGGATGTACCAGTGCGATCGCCTCCTCATCTGCTCTCACTGAATTGATTAAAGATTTAACACTAGATGAAGCCTTGAAAATTACAAATCAAGAAATTGCCGATTATTTGGGAGGATTGCCAGAAGCAAAAATGCATTGTTCTGTTATGGGACAAGAAGCACTGGAAGCTGCCATCTATAATTATCGTGGAATTAAAGTTGAACAGCATGAAGAAGATGAAGGCACATTAATTTGTACCTGCTTCAGCGTTAGCGAGAATAAAATTCGTCGAGTTGCGATCGAAAATAATTTAACGACTGCTGAACAAGTGACTAGCTATGTGAAAGCTGGTGGAGGCTGTAGCGCTTGTTTAGCTGCGATTGAGGATATTCTGACAGCGGTGCAGCAGGAGACAACGGCAACGTCTAAGCGATTGGCAACAGAAATTGCAATGGCTCAAGAAAAAGCTCTAGATCGCGATCGAACGGTAAAGCCGCTCACAACGGTACAGAAAATTACATTGATTCAGCGTGTACTAGAAGAAGTTCGCCCGCTTCTACTAGCAGACGGAGGCGATGTTGAACTTTACGATGTAGATGGTAACACAGTAAAAGTCTTGCTGAAAGGTGCATGCGGTTCCTGTTCATCCAGTACAGCAACCCTCAAAAGTGCAATTGAGGCTCGTTTGCAGGAGCAGGTTTTACCCACTCTGGTTGTCGAAGCGGTCGAAGCGATATAAGGCAGCATCAATCAATAGATATTAACTGGCTAGTTCAGTGAGCTTACTTACCTCAGTTATTACCGCTTAGTTATTACTTATTCAACCACTTAATGTTCCTTTGCTAATCTCCATTGCATCACCTCCCGCTTTCACGTTTAGCTCACTCACTGTTCTAATTCAATCAGCTTTCATGATGAACTCTACTACACTGATTGTTGAACGATCGCCTCCTGTTTCTAGGTTGTTCAATTTCCCCAGTCAGGATTGAAATATCTGAGTGACTGGTTGCTACCTCGTAAAAAACAACTTGAATCAATATTCCGACTCACTTATAAGGAGAATCTCCCATGACGGACAATATTAGACAGATTGCATTCTACGGCAAGGGTGGTATTGGCAAGTCTACGACTTCACAAAACACGATCGCGGGCTTAGCAGAATTGGGACAACGCATCATGATTGTTGGATGTGATCCTAAAGCCGACTCCACTCGCCTGATGCTACACAGCAAAGCACAAACTACGATTCTTCACTTGGCTGCTGAGCGAGGGGCAGTTGAAGATTTGGAGATTGAAGAAGTGCTGCTGACGGGCTACAAAAACGTGAAGTGTGTAGAATCTGGTGGACCTGAACCCGGTGTTGGCTGTGCAGGTCGCGGTATCATCACCGCCATCAATTTCCTTGAGGAAAACGGAGCCTATGAAGATCTAGATTTTGTGTCCTACGACGTTCTAGGTGATGTGGTTTGTGGTGGATTTGCCATGCCAATTCGTGAAGGTAAGGCACAAGAAATTTACATTGTTGTCTCCGGTGAAATGATGGCAATGTATGCAGCAAACAACATCGCGCGAGGCATTCTTAAATATGCTCATTCGGGTGGTGTTCGATTAGGTGGCTTAATTTGCAATAGCCGTAAAACCGATCGAGAAATTGAACTGATTGAAGCGCTAGCAGAGAAGTTGAATACTCAGATGATTCATTTTGTGCCGCGTGATAATGTGGTGCAACACGCAGAACTTCGTCGAATGACTGTAATTGAGTACCGTCCAGATCATCCTCAAGCGGATGAGTATCGTACATTAGCCAACAAAATTCTTCACAATGACAAGCTCACCATTCCTACTCCAATTTCAATGGACGAGTTAGAAGATCTGTTGATTGAGTTCGGCATCCTGGGCGGTGAAGAAGATTACTTAAAAGCGATCGCTGAAGATCAAAAGAAAGCTGCTCTTGCTGTGTAACACCAGTGGAATAGAAGGGAGACAAAAATCATGACCTAATTAGAACGTTGAATGGTTTTTTACTCCCTTTCATCTCTCCCGTTTACGTTCCACAATTTCCCTTACCTTTTTATCCTACAGCTTGAGAGGAAAACCATGACCTATACCGAAGAGACACAAGCACCTAAAATTGAGAAAAAGCAGATCATCAATGAAGTCCTAGAAGCCTATCCAGACAAGGCTGGGAAAAAGCGCGCGAAGCACTTAAATGTGCACGAAGAAGGTAAATCGGACTGCGGGGTCAAGTCTAACATCAAATCTTTGCCTGGGGTTATGACTACTCGCGGTTGCGCTTATGCCGGAGCCAAAGGAGTAGTTTGGGGTCCCGTTAAGGACATGATTCATCTTAGCCATGGCCCCGTTGGTTGTGGGTACTATTCTTGGTCTGGACGACGAAATTACTACATTGGTACAACTGGAATAGATACGTTTGGTACGATGCAGTTCACGTCTGATTTCCAAGAGCGAGACATCGTTTTTGGCGGAGACAAAAAACTGGCAAAGCTGCTGACCGAGATGAATGAATTGTTTCCACTTGCCAAGGGGGTTACGATCGAATCAGAATGCCCTGTCGGATTAATTGGAGATGACATTGAAGCCGTTGCCAAAAAGTCTGCTAAAGAAATTCAAAAGCCTGTCATTCCTGTCCGCTGTGAAGGATTTCGAGGTGTTTCCCAATCCCTTGGACACCATATTGCTAATGATACTGTTCGCGACTGGGCTTTACCGATCGCCGACAAGAAAGCCAAAGAAGGTACATTGAATTTTGAACCATCTCCCTATGATGTTGCAGTCATTGGTGATTACAATATCGGCGGTGATGCTTGGTCATCCCGAATCTTGTTAGAAGAAATGGGGTTGCGCGTCGTTACCCAGTTTTCTGGGGATGGCACCTGGAACGAAGTGTTGCTAACAACGCAGGTGAAGCTCAATTTGATTCACTGCTACCGCTCCATGAACTATATTTGCCGTCACATGGAAGAGACCTACGGCATTCCCTGGTTGGAGTTTAACTTCTTCGGTCCGACTCACATTGCTGAATCCTTGCGAGCCATTGCCAATCGATTTGACGACAAAATCAAAGAAGGCGCAGAGCGTGTAATTGCTAAATACCAAGCCCAAAGTGAAGCTGTAATCGCTAAGTATCGTCCTCGTTTAGAGGGCAAAACGGTCATGCTGATGGTGGGTGGTCTGCGTCCTCGTCACGTCATTCCAGCCTTCAAAGATTTGGGAATGCAAGTGATTGGAACGGGCTACGAATTCGGTCATAACGATGACTACAAACGCACTACCGAATACATAGATGACGCTACCCTCATCTATGACGACGTGACAGGCTACGAGTTTGAACAATTCGCTCATAAGCTGAAACCAGACCTCATTGCCGCAGGTATCAAAGAGAAGTACGTCTTTCAAAAAATGGCTCTTCCCTTCCGCCAGATGCATTCCTGGGATTATTCCGGTCCATATCACGGCTATGACGGATTTGCTATCTTTGCCCGCGACATGGATTTGGCTCTCAATAGCCCCACTTGGGGGTTGGTGAAAGCTCCTTGGAAGCAAGCTGAAGAGTAGATAGATCATTGGATTGATGGGTCGCTATCTACTTATCCACTCCATCTTCTACTTCCGACCCTCTATCCCCCGCCTATCCCCACAGGAGATAATCATATGGCTCAAAATGTTGACCAAATTAAAGACCACGTTGAACTATTCCATCAGCCAGAATATCAGGAGCTTTTTCAAGGCAAGAAGGAATTTGAAGACTGCCATAGTGCTGACGAAATTACGCGAGTAGCAGAGTGGACGAAAAGTTGGGATTATCGCGAGAAGAATTTTGCCCGTGAAGCACTCACAGTTAACCCGGCTAAGGCGTGTCAGCCACTTGGAGCAATTTTTGCAGCATCTGGATTTGAAGGAACCTTACCCTTTGTTCATGGTTCCCAAGGATGTGTAGCATACTTTCGTACTCATCTAACTCGCCACTTCAAAGAACCTTTTTCTGCTGTTTCATCCTCTATGACAGAAGATGCAGCCGTATTTGGAGGGTTGCAAAATATGGTGGATGGACTAGAGAATGCCTACACGCTGTACAAGCCCAAAATGATTGCTATGTGTACCACTTGCATGGCAGAAGTGATTGGGGATGACTTGCAAGCCTTCATCAAAACATCCAAAGAAAGGGGATCAATTCCAGTAGACTTTCCAGTTCCCTATGCGCATACACCTAGCTTCGTTGGTTCCCACATCACGGGCTATGACAATATGCTTAAAGGAATTTTAGCGAATCTTACTGAAAACAAACAATCAGAATCAAAAAACGGCAAGTGGAATTTCATTCCAGGATTTGACACTTATACGGTTAACAACCGTGAATTAAGGCGAATCTTGAATTTGTTTGGTATTGATGCCACGATCTTAGCGGATAACTCCGATACATTTGATTCTCCTAATGAAGGTGAATTTGTTATGTATCAGGGTAAGACAACGCTAGAAGAAGGTGCTGATTCTATCAATGCAGAAGGAACGATCGCTCTGCAAGCTTATTCCACCACCAAAACACGCGAGTACATTGAAAAGGAGTGGCAACAACCAACACTCGTATTGCGTCCCGTTGGCATTCGAGGAACGGACGCCTTTTTGCAAAAGCTATCTGAAATTAGTGGTAAACCCATTCCCAGAGAACTAGAAATTGAGCGAGGACGCGCCATTGATGCCATGACTGATTCTCAAGCTTGGATTCATGGCAAGAGCGTGGCTCTTTACGGCGATCCTGACCTAGTCTATGGATTAGTGAGCTTCTTACTAGAGCTTGGTGCAGAGCCAACTCACATCGTTGTCACCAATAGCAACGAAGTCTTCGAAGCAGAACTGCAAACTTTGCTCGATTCTAGCCAGTACGGAACTAACGCCAAGCTTTGGTCAGGCAAGGACTTGTGGCATCTTCGATCGCTCATGTTCACAGAACCCGTTGATTTGCTAATCGGCAATTCCTATGGTAAATACCTTTGGCGAGATACCGGCACTCCCCTAGCTCGGATTGGTTATCCTCTTTTCGATCGCCATCATCTGCACCGATACCCAACCCTGGGTTATACCGGAGCGTTGAACTTACTCAACTGGACAGTGAACACCATTCTAGATGATCTTGATCGTAAAACCATCGTTCCTGCCAAAACTGATATCTCCTACGATTTGATTCGATAAGGCTCCGCGTAGAGATGTTGCCTGCTCAACATCTCTACTTTCTTCCTTCACCCCTAAGGTGCTTTCTATGTTCATCAGAATCTACAATCATCTACCTCCATTATCATTTACTGGGCAATCAAAGTTTGACTTATTTGCTCCATTACGACGATGGATTAACAGTATCGAAATCCATCATCCCAAGACTGCTCATTATTTCTGCCAACTTATTCCTTGTCAATGTGCATTTGAGAGAGACATTCGAGTCTTTGGAAAGACCTATCATATTCCTGCACTTTGTAAACTCAACCCCCTTTACGAGGAATTAATCAGCTTGAGACTTCGATCTCTCACATACCTCACCGATGTATGTGCAGAGAATGTTAACAAATACATTTGTTAGGTAATCAGTAATTGCCGATCGGCAATTTGCGATCGTATCCTTCCCCTTTCCGACTTCCAACTCTCAACTTCCCACTCCCTCTTCCCGATTTCCTAATCCCTTACCCACTAGGACTTGAGCCATGAAAATGACCCAAGGCAAAGTTAAAGAACTACTGGCTGAACCCGGTTGTGAACATAATCAACATAAACACGGTGACAAGAAAAATAAGACTTGTACTCAACAAGCTCAGCCTGGTGCTGCCCAAGGAGGTTGTGCCTTTGACGGAGCCATGATTGCACTTGTTCCAATTACTGATGTGGCTCATATTGTGCACGGACCAATTGCCTGTGCAGGAAATTCCTGGGGCAGCCGAGGCAGCCTTTCTTCTGGTTCGATGCTTTACAAAATGGGCTTCACCACAGATTTAACTGAGAATGATGTGATCTTTGGTGGCGAAAAGCAACTGCATAAATCTATTTTGGAAGTACATCAGCAATATCAACCAGCCGCTATTTTTGTCTACTCTACTTGCGTCACCGCATTAATTGGAGATGATTTGGACGCTGTTTGCCAAAAAGCAGCCGAACAAACTGGCACTCCTGTCATTCCTGTCAATTCTCCTGGCTTCATTGGCAGCAAAAATCTGGGGAATCGAGTTGGGGGTGAAGCTCTACTAGAGTATGTAATTGGTACAGCAGAGCCAGAATATACCACTCCTTATGACATTAATCTGATTGGAGAATACAATATTGCTGGCGAATTATGGAACGTATTGCCCCTGTTTGAAAAGGTGGGAATTCGAGTTCTATCTAAAATTACAGGAGATGCTCGTTATCACGAGGTTGCCTGTGCACATCGGGCTAAGCTCAATGTCATGATTTGTTCCAAGGCACTGATCAATATGGCTCGCAAGATGGAAGAACGCTATGGTATTCCTTACATTGAAGAGTCATTCTACGGTGTTGA
This genomic interval carries:
- the nifU gene encoding Fe-S cluster assembly protein NifU, with the protein product MWDYTDKVLDLFYNPKNQGTIVDTNEPGIAVVFGEVGSIACGDALRLHLKIDITSDKILDARFQTFGCTSAIASSSALTELIKDLTLDEALKITNQEIADYLGGLPEAKMHCSVMGQEALEAAIYNYRGIKVEQHEEDEGTLICTCFSVSENKIRRVAIENNLTTAEQVTSYVKAGGGCSACLAAIEDILTAVQQETTATSKRLATEIAMAQEKALDRDRTVKPLTTVQKITLIQRVLEEVRPLLLADGGDVELYDVDGNTVKVLLKGACGSCSSSTATLKSAIEARLQEQVLPTLVVEAVEAI
- the nifD gene encoding nitrogenase molybdenum-iron protein alpha chain, with amino-acid sequence MTYTEETQAPKIEKKQIINEVLEAYPDKAGKKRAKHLNVHEEGKSDCGVKSNIKSLPGVMTTRGCAYAGAKGVVWGPVKDMIHLSHGPVGCGYYSWSGRRNYYIGTTGIDTFGTMQFTSDFQERDIVFGGDKKLAKLLTEMNELFPLAKGVTIESECPVGLIGDDIEAVAKKSAKEIQKPVIPVRCEGFRGVSQSLGHHIANDTVRDWALPIADKKAKEGTLNFEPSPYDVAVIGDYNIGGDAWSSRILLEEMGLRVVTQFSGDGTWNEVLLTTQVKLNLIHCYRSMNYICRHMEETYGIPWLEFNFFGPTHIAESLRAIANRFDDKIKEGAERVIAKYQAQSEAVIAKYRPRLEGKTVMLMVGGLRPRHVIPAFKDLGMQVIGTGYEFGHNDDYKRTTEYIDDATLIYDDVTGYEFEQFAHKLKPDLIAAGIKEKYVFQKMALPFRQMHSWDYSGPYHGYDGFAIFARDMDLALNSPTWGLVKAPWKQAEE
- the nifH gene encoding nitrogenase iron protein; the encoded protein is MTDNIRQIAFYGKGGIGKSTTSQNTIAGLAELGQRIMIVGCDPKADSTRLMLHSKAQTTILHLAAERGAVEDLEIEEVLLTGYKNVKCVESGGPEPGVGCAGRGIITAINFLEENGAYEDLDFVSYDVLGDVVCGGFAMPIREGKAQEIYIVVSGEMMAMYAANNIARGILKYAHSGGVRLGGLICNSRKTDREIELIEALAEKLNTQMIHFVPRDNVVQHAELRRMTVIEYRPDHPQADEYRTLANKILHNDKLTIPTPISMDELEDLLIEFGILGGEEDYLKAIAEDQKKAALAV
- a CDS encoding Mo-dependent nitrogenase C-terminal domain-containing protein, with translation MFIRIYNHLPPLSFTGQSKFDLFAPLRRWINSIEIHHPKTAHYFCQLIPCQCAFERDIRVFGKTYHIPALCKLNPLYEELISLRLRSLTYLTDVCAENVNKYIC
- the nifK gene encoding nitrogenase molybdenum-iron protein subunit beta, producing the protein MAQNVDQIKDHVELFHQPEYQELFQGKKEFEDCHSADEITRVAEWTKSWDYREKNFAREALTVNPAKACQPLGAIFAASGFEGTLPFVHGSQGCVAYFRTHLTRHFKEPFSAVSSSMTEDAAVFGGLQNMVDGLENAYTLYKPKMIAMCTTCMAEVIGDDLQAFIKTSKERGSIPVDFPVPYAHTPSFVGSHITGYDNMLKGILANLTENKQSESKNGKWNFIPGFDTYTVNNRELRRILNLFGIDATILADNSDTFDSPNEGEFVMYQGKTTLEEGADSINAEGTIALQAYSTTKTREYIEKEWQQPTLVLRPVGIRGTDAFLQKLSEISGKPIPRELEIERGRAIDAMTDSQAWIHGKSVALYGDPDLVYGLVSFLLELGAEPTHIVVTNSNEVFEAELQTLLDSSQYGTNAKLWSGKDLWHLRSLMFTEPVDLLIGNSYGKYLWRDTGTPLARIGYPLFDRHHLHRYPTLGYTGALNLLNWTVNTILDDLDRKTIVPAKTDISYDLIR